In Conger conger chromosome 5, fConCon1.1, whole genome shotgun sequence, the DNA window CTCCCCTTACAAAAAAGTTAACATTACAACGTGCCGCAATCGCTGGTTTCTAAACTACATCCGTATTTGTTGTCCTGAAATTACATTGCatacatttagcagaagcttttaTCCTGAATGGCTttcaataaaagaaaacaactaTGTGCAGGAAATGGAAAGTGGACCAAATATGCACATGTAAATAATTATGTGAACTAGAAATAGGCAGTATCTAGCTTATGTTCCCAATTGGTGCAACTCAGTTGGACAAGTGCGCCTTGGTTATTCAAAGTGCGGTGCACCTGCTACGTTTGTGGACTTTGACCTTGCAAGCGTGCTGGCTGATGTTTTATCTCTAACTACAAGGAAGCTCTGCACTGTTGATCTGCATAGCCATGCTGCAGTGGCATAACTTGCCTTCCCAGGGATCAACAGTCATACAGCATATGCAGGAATTTGCAGCTATGGTCTGTGCCAGATTTGGAGCATAAATTCATAGTTTCAAAGCTAAaatgtagtttaaaaaaatctctGCAGAAGCTATTAAATAACAGTTTTTAAGGACTTTTTAAGGATTTAAAATAGTTGACTGTTGAAGTAACATGCACACTGGCTAATATGGAAAAAGGTGCAATAGGCAGATTTCATTGCTGGATTGTCTTtgacaaaatgacatttcagtcCTGTAAATTGGTACAAATTTAGGCCAACCTGAAAATTAAATTTGTCAACCATGTACTATCATTCCACATCAAATCCGTGTTAAATTCATGTCCGATGTTTTCTGGTGATGGAACTTGATTGGCTCATTTATGTTTATGATGATATGATGGGCTAAATGAAACTCTGGAATCTGGAACCTTGGTGGGAAGAAGGGATGACCAATCACATTTCTGAATGAATGCTGATAAGATTTATTGGCTGTTACAGCAAGGCTATAGTTTAAGGAGGCTGGCTTTTTCATCCGCTGTTGTTCACAAATATTTCACTGTGACGAGAACTAGGGTCAAAGGGCACGTGATATGCTTCCTGTAAACCAAGCTAATTTTAGTACCCCTCCCCTGACCGTAATGAATGAAACATTGTACTCACAATTTCTATATTGGGAACAATGGCTGTGTCACATGACGGTGCAATGGTCTCACTGCAGGGCTGGATTAGTCAAGGTGTGCTTGAGTGGGAGGGGCTAAGCGCTGCCACTTCTTGTGGCTGATTCCCACGTGCCCCTCGGGTTTGCTTGTTTAATTAAACTCGGGTTTAATTGCGCATGTCAGAGTTCCTGTTTTTTGACATGATGCGTGAGGCAGGTTTATGAGCACAAATCGTGCCTGGGAGATGACGGGCCGCACGTTCTTACTTTGCTCGGAGCCCATTTTGTATTGGATGGATTTAAAGGCCCACTCGGAtctcttcctggttttggtATCTAATGTGGCCACAAAAGAGCAGTGGCgcatatagatatatattttaattatattcataatttttATTCCATTCCCTAACCTCTCCGCctcctgtggtctctgtgttaacatttagcatcATCATCTGACAATTACACTAAAACTGCGTCACGTTGCGTGGGAAATCGCGTTACAAACGGCGATATTACTGGGATCGGTACGGGACAGAAATGGGATCACGCCCGGAGCGTGCCTGCGGAATCCCGCCCGGGCTCCGCGCACCGCGCTTGTGGCGGATTAGCGGGTTTGTTTGTGCGAGGCTCAGCCCTGCTGTATGCGCTAATCCCCTCTGAACCCTGGGCCCTCCTTGACGTGAGGAAACTCGGCGTGCGGTCgtgggggttgtgtgtgggggggggtttgaaacGCTCGCTGCCGGTCCGTAGGCGGGCACAGATGGAGGTCGGCTGACGATTGCGGGGGAAGCCACAGTCGCCTAAGCCCCTCGGCAGGCCGTGAAGGTGGCGTTCACCCTCGGTGACTTCCAGGCCGTGATGATGGATGTGAGACTGGTGGGTGTAGATACGCATGGAACAAAGGCATTTTCTAAAGCTACCTTTTGAGGCGCTCTCTTTTGGGTGCATAGTGCACGCCACCCTGCACAAATGACTTTCTGCACACGCTGGCTTGGGGATTTCTGGAGCATTTGAGCATAAACCCCTACCCTTTGGCTCTATAATAATTTAGGTATGTTTTATTTGCATCCGCCGATATTCTAATGCCCGGGGTAGTGGTTAAAACGCTGTAAAAAGGCATGTTGGTTTTCAcgtgctgtaatgtgtggcctCAGGGACGGGGCGTGTGGTGGCATGAGCGCCGGGTGGGGGCCGACGTGCCTTTGGCGACAGCCGCTGTGCTTCTCACTCTAGTCTGACGGCTGGCAGCCTCTTCAGATGTCCTCTGGGCTGACTGAGTGTTTCCAGAGtgttttctgaatgttttttcagAATTCTTAGTCTGTGTTCTAGAGCTCTTCTataattgctttcaattaccagtatgGTTCCATCGggattggaatgttcagttgagaacattctagTCATGCGTTTGGCCATATGCGGCCAAACGATCCGTACCTGCCCTTTCTGTAAGGCGGTAGCCTTGTTGTCAGGTTGCTAAGGACGTTAAAGCGACGCATGGATGCGTGCGATCTGTTAGCTGGTCCCCAGAGCTTCGGGGAAGCACCGATAGGGGCTCGGAACCAGGGGCAGTGGCGTGAAGCCGGTTTGTCAAGCTGTGCGAGGCGGAGAGCCATTTCCTCATTCCTCAAGTGCGTTatgatgggggtggggtggagtgggggtgaaACTGCGGCCGTCAAGACGTCCGTTTCCTTGACTGCAGGCTGTGCCGCAGTGACAGGCTCTAGTGGAGGGGAGGAAACCGTTGGATGTCGGTAAAACTGCAGTACGCTGCCCTTTGGTTTTAAAAgggagtttattttttttattaatttatttttttctcctcccattttcccccctcttttgcttttttgcagtgaaaatgatgcgcttaaatggataaaaaatggaaaaacttgCTAAGTTTGCAGAACGGCTCGAAGCGAGCGTTTGCGGTCGGCTCACGGGAAAGCAGAAGCGGTTCGAGAGAGACCCCGCCCACCGCCAGCCTCCTATCGAAACGTGGCTGACACAGGGGCGGAGTCGCTCGTGCGTGGTTAAGCTAGAGGAAGCAGACCCGCCACAGAGCGGCCGTGGGGGAGGTATTCTTACCTATGCAGGTTTCACCGCTTCTCAGGAACGAGCCCCTTGTTCTGTTGCAAGATTCAGATGCATGGCACCTTCCTCCTCACACTATCTTTGCACACGGATTCTTGTTGGCGTAGGCGTTATGAAATGAGGTTTCCAGCACTGCTGTAATGCAGTGCAAACAAGCCATTCAGAATGctttttggaacattttttgGATGTATAGCATGTATACGGGACACAATTTGTTGGTATTTATTCTCAGGATAATATTAACAATAATGTCTATTTAGCAGTGCATGTCTGATATGTAAGCATCATTCAGTTGTGCTCAATgatgatttttacattttgggcatttagcagacgcacttatccagactGACTCCGAGACTAAATTTCCGCATTAAATCGGCTTATCTGGatattcaggttaagtgccttaCTCGAAAGGCGGCACCCCaagctatttttttaatttatttttgtattacttGCTGAGCTGCATTCAGGAAAGGGTGTATCTACATCTTCCTGTTTGTACAGAATGTGGGGGCAAATCAGAGTGCGTTCATACGTTCAGGAGGTGTTCAGGAGGTATGCAGGAGTTCAATTCACACACGCTCCCTAGCAGGACCCTCGCACTCTGCATGGGCGTGTGAGAATCCGTTGTGTCAgagtcgctgtgtgtgtgtgtgtgtgtgtgtgtgtgtgtgtgtgtgtgtgtgtgtgtgtgtgagagagagagagagagagagagagtgtcgctgggggtgtggttgtgtgtgtgtgtgtgtatgtgagtgagtgagagtcgCTGggggtgtggttgtgtgtgtgtgtcagggtgtgtgtgtgtgtgtgtcagagtcgCTGggggtgtggttgtgtgtgtgtcagggtgtgtgtgtgtgggtgtctgagTCTGAGAGtcgctgggtgtgtgtgtgtgtgtgtgtgtgtgtgtgtgtgtgtatgtgagtgagtgagagtcgCTGggggtgtggttgtgtgtgtgtgtcagggtgtgtgtgtgtgtgtgtctgagagtcgCTGggggtgtggttgtgtgtgtgtcagggtgtgtgtgtgtgggtgtctgagTCTGAGAGTCGctgggtgtgggggagagactGTCGACTCAGTAAGTTATTGTCAGTGTACATTGGTCCCCCCCCATGGTTTCACTGGGATAGCAGGGGGTCCCTCCAGTCTCACACATTGCACAccgctgtactgtactgtgagtGTACCTCTCACCCCGCACAAACTGCCGCTTCTTCCTGCCAGGTTTTAGGGGTCGCAGGACAGTCGGACCACAGTAGCTTTCAAACCCGCCGTTCACGGTGTCGTGAACCCGGGACAGGACACGACCCGATTCCGCCGAATTAAGCCACTGCGTGATTTTCTTTGCACATGGGATAAGATGCGCTTGCATCAGACTTTAAAAAAAGCTTCAGCCAACGCTAAAACGGTAGCGTGCGCTCTGGGCCTCGGTCTCCTTGGCCCAGAAAACTCCATGACCGCCAGCGAGCACCACACCTCCCGTTGGCTGCATGCGCAGGTCTCCGCAGCTGCTCCTGTGCAAACGCCCAGCCCCAACCCGTCTGTCTCGCTCCGCCTTTTCACATCCGAAGAACAGGAATGGCGTCAGGCACGCGATGATCGCGGAGAACACAGAAGTGTTCTGCCCCAACGTGGCATGCTCTGCAGGTTCTGTGCACGAGGGAGGCTTTGCCGGTACCTCCGACTAAGGCACTCGCACCTTGTTTTCGGAGGGTTGTCCCAAATGGTGGTGTTGGGTATAACTAGGGAGAGGTGATTGCGAGGTCAGTTAAGTTGGAGGGTGGGTCCTTGGAGGGTGGGTCCTTATTCAAGTGATCTCCGTGATCCCGGCAACTTGCTAGGGTCTTCAtaatttctctctcactctcctctctacTCCTCACATTGAAAATGCTGTTATTTTTGCTGTCTTACAATCTGCTACATTTCTAAATTTTTacttggggcagcctgtagcgcagtgcgtgactgggacccgcaaggttggtggttcaatcccccgtggagccacgataagattcccacagctgttgagcaaggcccttaaccccacattgctccagggggcacGGTCtaatcctgcttagtctaatcaactaagtcgctttggatgaaagcatcagctaaatgacatgtaatgtaatcttttgTATGTagtagggttttttttcttaatctAATTTTGCTGGAAAAAGTCTTCATGCTGGAAGGAGACCATTAGATTGCTTGCACAATtgaaaacaccccccccccttctgtccCTAGGACCTGCTAGACAAGTATTTGATCGCCAACTCCTCAAACGCGGAGAGCAGAGTATTCTACTTAAAGATGAAGGGAGACTACTACAGATATCTGGCGGAAGTGGCCTCAGGAGAAAAGAAGGGTAAGTGTCAAGCTGCATCTACTGTTCTGACCCCCTGTCCCCCTGACCCCCTGGGCCGTCCTGAGTTTGAATGCAACAACTCAACATTTCTGCCtttctgtgcgtgcgtgcctctGTCAAATTAGTATTTGAATATAGAATGTTTCCACCTGTGAAATGGCtccctttttttaataaacGATGCAACCTACACTTTGTGAGTAGGTAGGCTAAATATGTGCCAGAACGGTGCTTGACGATGCTTCGGAGGTGTGTGTTATAATGCAGTCCGTCCATCTGGTTATTCTAGAAAAATGCGCCCAGCTCATTCTAGCTCGCACGAAAGCTGGAAGTAGGCCAGAGTTTTCCGCGTTCCTCTCGTAGGGAAATCTAATCTTGCGTTTATCGTAGTTCACGGCACGCTCGCGTGCGCATACATGTCCGCAgtgcgtgcctgtgcgtgcATGCGGGCGTTCCAGTACGTGTGGGTATCCGTGCGTCCTTTTGAGCTTTTCGCCCCAGCGAGAATAGAAGGCTCGTTATTCGTTTTGGGTTTTTGATTGGTCCCCTTCACATGGAGTGTGCTGGCCCCTACGAGGCCCCTGAGAGGCCCCTGACACGGTGACTCAGACCCCGCCGCCCTCTGCTTCAGCCGCGTCCTCGTCCCCAGGCCGCTGCGCAGCTTTTCATGAGGGCGGGCTCTTTCCCATCACGTCTTTCGTCCCCTTTTTTTTCTACTCCACGCTCcgcccatcgggagaggctaggaaaagcggcaagaaaaagaaagtaaaatggAGAGCGTGAATTAGGCTGGCTAACGGAATGCTCCCTCAAACGTCAGTTCGTAGTTCGTCAGTTACAGAGGTCGATCTATATGGCAGGCTTTCGGAAAAAATGCTTCTGCAAAGGAtgtttttcttgctcaaaggacaGATTGGGagttctagctcctagaaggaacattgaATGTGTTGGAATGTCTTCAAAGATGctggacctcgatcgatttccatgtcaggagcaagtaaaagaaaaaagaggagaaaaataagcgatttaCATATTCGGCAAAGGGCAAACCACGTTTGGTGGGCGGCAGTTAGAGATTGTATGTGCTTGAAATCAAAAaatttgccctcttgttttaaGGCAAGTGTGACTCAGATGGAGATGGTTATGTGGCCAACTTTTCTCATTTCAATTGGTAATTCTCCAACCTAAAACCAAATTGTTCTCACAGGAGGCATGTGTCCAGTCCTGCAGGGTGGTAAAGCTGTAGTCTTAATGGTTTGAGCCGAGGTAGAAtcgcttgtgtgtttgtttcatgcATTTAGACTCGTTCCGCAGACGGCCCGGTCAAAGCATGCTGGCCTCGTAGCCGGTTACCCGCCGGTtaaccacctctcctctctagCAGAGACGATAGAGTGCTCACAGAAGGCCTACCAGGAGGCTTTCGACATCAGCAAGAAGGAGATGCAGCCCACGCACCCCATCCGCCTGGGCCTGGCCCTCAACTTCTCGGTCTTCTTCTACGAGATCCTCAACTCCCCGGAGCAGGCCTGCAGCCTGGCCAAACAGGTGGGCATCCCGGCACGCGAGCCAGCTGACGATCGAGGGCCAAGTGCCCAGGCGTCTCCGCCTTACGTCTGGCTAAAAGGCAGTCTCTCCACCACATCCCTGTTACTCTAAGAGCCGGTTTCATGGACACATTGAGCTTAATCCTGGACAATCTCCATTCAGAATAGAATTTTTAATCTGTCTCTGAAACTTCCCCTAACCGGAGTAGGGGGTGACCATAGGAATCTAGCCCTGTCTCTGAAACTGGCAACTTCTGGTAACTGAAGTTGCCAGTTCGGAGAAAagggaaacaaaaaataataaaatcctgAAGTACTGCAGAAGCTAGAGTAAAGTTCTGGTCTTATTGGACCAGAggggtgtttgtgttgtgtcccAAGTCACTGCAAGCTCCATGGCATGCATCCCTTCAATGCACACACTTTTAATCCAGGGAATACTGTACACACTACTTCATTTGGTTTTGCCAGACTTGCGAGGACAGAGTGCAGTCTATTTTAGGGATGTTCGATGCTGAGTTTGACTGACACGCTGCCTACACGCTTACCTGTGCTCCGTTCGTCCCGGCAGGCCTTCGACGAAGCCATCGCTGAGCTCGATACACTGAACGAAGACTCGTACAAAGACAGCACCCTCATCATGCAGCTGCTAAGAGACAACCTCACAGTAAGTGTCGTGTAATTACCATGGAGAAGGAGCACAACATGGTTGTATTTTACCCCTCAACCTGAGTGAACGCTTGCAGAGATTAAGTATTTCTTGGACCATTTGGTGTGAAATCCATTCAAATTAAATGGATACAGATGTATCAATAGATATAATATACGTATCTTTCGCTCACTAGTTAGTTTTAACTATAGAAGCTTCATCAAAAACTGCCCTGCACATAGCACAGTAGACTTGAGTGAGTCGAGTT includes these proteins:
- the ywhaqa gene encoding tyrosine 3-monooxygenase/tryptophan 5-monooxygenase activation protein, theta polypeptide a isoform X1; translation: MDKTAELIQRAKLAEQAERYDDMATCMKEVTEQGSELSNEERNLLSVAYKNVVGARRSAWRVISSIEQKTEGSDKKLQMVKEYREKVETELRDICQTVLDLLDKYLIANSSNAESRVFYLKMKGDYYRYLAEVASGEKKAETIECSQKAYQEAFDISKKEMQPTHPIRLGLALNFSVFFYEILNSPEQACSLAKQAFDEAIAELDTLNEDSYKDSTLIMQLLRDNLTLWTSDNAADEGEPGEGGEN
- the ywhaqa gene encoding tyrosine 3-monooxygenase/tryptophan 5-monooxygenase activation protein, theta polypeptide a isoform X2, with protein sequence MDKTAELIQRAKLAEQAERYDDMATCMKEVTEQGSELSNEERNLLSVAYKNVVGARRSAWRVISSIEQKTEGSDKKLQMVKEYREKVETELRDICQTVLDLLDKYLIANSSNAESRVFYLKMKGDYYRYLAEVASGEKKETIECSQKAYQEAFDISKKEMQPTHPIRLGLALNFSVFFYEILNSPEQACSLAKQAFDEAIAELDTLNEDSYKDSTLIMQLLRDNLTLWTSDNAADEGEPGEGGEN